The genomic region CCAGCGCCTGCGCCTTGCCGTAGTGCACGCTGACATTCTCGACCTGCAGCAGCGGCACCTTGTCCTTGAACGAGGTCTCGGGCCGCGCATGGGTCTCGATCGCGCCGCCGAGATAAACCCGCCGCACGGTCTCGTTCTTCATCACGTCCTCGGCGCGGCCGGTCGTGATCTCCTCTCCGAGATACATCGCGAGCACGCGGTCGACCAGCGCCGCGACGCTCTTGACGTTGTGGTCGACCAGCATCACCGCACGGCCCTCGTCGCGGAAGCTGCGGATCAATGCGGAGAAGGTGCCGACCTCGGCGCTGGTGAGACCGGCGAAGGGCTCGTCGACCAGCACGACCTTGGGGTCGCGCGCGATCGCCTTGGCCAATTCCAGCCGGCGCAGGTCAGCGAACGGCAGCGTCGGCGGGCGGCGGTCCATCACCGCCCCCAGCCCGACGCGCTCGGCGATCCACTTGGCGCGCTCGGTCAACGCCTTGTCGGGAAACAGCATGAACAGGCTGTCGGGCAACAGTGCGACCATGATGTTTTCCAGCACGGTCTGCCGGTTCAGCGGCCGCGAGTGCTGAAACACCATGCCGAAGCCCTTGCGCGCGATCTTGTGCGCAGGCAGTCCGGCGACGTTCTCGCCCTCGAACAGCACCTCGCCCGCGGTCGGGCGCTCGATGCCCATCACGCTCTTCATCGCGGTCGACTTGCCCGAGCCGTTCGGCCCGATCAGGCCGAGGATCTCGCCGGGATGCAGGTCGAACGAGAGGTTCTTCACGGCGGTGAGGCCGCCGAATCGCTTGGTCAACCCGCGGACGGTGAGCGTTGCTGTGGTCACGGTCTGATCCATTTAAGAGCGCGCCTCGCGTGACAGGGCCGCTCCGAGGAAACCGCCGGGGAAGAACAGGACGACGAGCAGCGCCACCGCCGAGACGATGAAGGTCGCAAGCTCGCCGGTCGGGCGCAGGAATTCGCCGGCCACGATCAGGAAGATCGCGCCTAACGCGGCCCCCAGCACCGTGCGCCGGCCGCCGAGCACCGCGGAGACGATCACGTTCACGCCGACGGCGACGTCGACCACGGTGCCGACCGAGGCGGTGCCGAAGTAGAACACCAGCAGCGCGCCCGACAGTCCCGAGAAGAAGGCGCTGACGATGAAGGCCGCGAGCTTGTGCTTGACGATGTTGAAGCCGAGCGCGCCGGCCTGCACCGGGTCCTGCCCGCTCGCCTGCAGCACGAGGCCGACCGGCGATTGCGACAGGCCGTACAGGATGGCCGCGCTCACGGTCATGAAGCCGAGCGCGATCCAGTAATTGGCGCCGGCATTGATGGTGATGACGTCGGGAATGGTGAGCCCGATCTCGCCGCCGGTGAGATCGGCGAACACCACGACGAAGTTCTGCAGCATCAAGACCGCGACCAGCGTGGTCAGGCCGAAATACGGTCCCCTCACTCGCAGCGCCGGCAGCGCCAGCACGAAGCCCGCGACGACCGACGCCAGCGCGCCGAGCAGGATGCAGACATAGACCGACCAGCCGAACTGGTTGTTGAGGATCCCGGCGGTGTAGGCGCCGGTGCCGATGAGGAAGGTCGGCCCGAAATTCACCTCGCCGGCGAAGCCGAACAAGAGGTCCCAGGCCATCGCGAACACGCCGAAATAGAATGCGACGGTCAGCAGCCCGAGGATGTAGCCCGAGACGTAGAACGGCAGCGTCGCGGCGACCGCCACGCAGACCAGCGAAATGAAGAACAGGCGCGAGGAAAAGAAGCTGGCCATCTCAGCGCCTCCCGAGCAGGCCCTGAGGCCGGATATACATCACGAACACCAGAAGCAGCAGCGCCGGAATGGTGCGATAGGCCGGCGAGATCATGTAGGCCGTGATGGTCTCGAGATAGCCGACGACGAAGGCCGCGATCAGCGAGCCCGACACGCTGCCGAGGCCGCCGAGCACGACGATCGAGAACGCGCTCGCGGTCAGCGGCCCGACGCTGTAGGAGCTGACGCCGAGGAACATGCCGAGCAGGACGCCGGCGATGCCGGCGAGAATGCCGTAGATGCCCCACACCACGATGTAGATCTGGGTGAGCTCGAGCCCGAGCAGCGTGACGCCGCGCGGGTTCATCGAGGCCGCCAGAACCGCCTTGCCGGTCCTGGTGCGGTTCACCAGCAGCCACAGCAGACCGATCACGAGGCAGCAGACCAGCGCGGTGAAGATATTGTTGCGCGGCGTGCGGTTGCCGAAGATATCGACGACACCCTCGACGATCGGCAGCACCGTCTTGGCGTTGTTGGTGAAGAAATAGGCGATCAGCTCCTGGATCATGATGCCCCACAGCAGGGTGCCGGTGAGGACGAAGATTTCCTTCTCCTCGTTGGGGATCCGCCTCGAATTCTGGATCGGCTTGACGACCGCGAAATAGGTCGCGAACGACACGATCAGCGCGACGCCGACACCGAACAGCGCGCCGGTGTAGATGTCGAGGTGCAGCACGCTGGCCGCGGCCCAGGCCGCAACCGCTGCGGCCACCATGATGGCACCGTGGGAGAGGTTGAGAACGCCGGAGACACCGAAGATCAGGGTGAAGCCGGTCGCGCCGAGCGCATAGAGCGCACTGATGGCAAAGCCATCGATCAGGATTTGTAGGGCAAGCATCTCAGATTGGCCGGGGCAGCAGGGCTGCCTGTTGTGGAGGACACGGAACCGAACGGGGATGCTCCGGGGTGGGGCCCGGGAGCATGATCATCAGTCGTCAGTTCGTGGTGACCTTGATGAAGCTCGGGAACTTGAGGTCGCTCTTGGCGACCTCCTTCGGCCAGACCGCGACCTGCTTGCCGCCCTGCCACTGCAGCATCAGTCCGGTGATCAGGCCCTTGCCGTACTTGATCGAATGGGTGAACGGATCGTCCTTGCCGTAGAACTGGACGCGTCCGATGGTGCCTTCCCAGTCGGTCTTCTCCAGCGCATCGACCATCTTGTCGGCCTCGACCGAGCCGGCGCGCTTCACCGCATCGGCGATGTAGTAGACCTCGTCATAGGCGGTGTAGCCCGCGTAGGATGGATAGTTGCCGTAGCGCTTCTTGAAGCCCTCCGCGAACGGCACCGACTTCGGCGTCACCGCGACGTTCGGGCCGGACACGCCCTGATACAGCACGCCTTCCGCCGCGTCGTTGGTGTCCTTGCCGAAGGTCTCGTTGGTCGCCTGCGAGGAAATGCCGAACATCGGAATCGGCACCTGCTGGTTCTTCCACTGCACTGTCGGCTGCACGCCGACATGCGAGATGCCGGTGATGATCACGTCGGGCTTGGAGCCTTCGACCTTGTTGAAGATCGGCGTGAAGTCCGTGGTGTCGGGCGAGAAACGGATATGGTCGACGACCTTGAGCCCGATCTTGGGCAGGCACTCCTCGTAGCCGACGTCGAGCGGCTTGGTCCACGCCGCATCCTCGCTCATGATGACCGCGGTCTTCATGTGCTTCTGATCGACCAGGAGCTCCTTGGCGGCATCGCAGACCGACAGCGCCAGCGCGGCCGAGGTCAGGTAGCCGTGGAAGGTGTACTTGTTCTTCTCGTAATCGGCGTGGACGCTCTTGCTGATCTCATTGGAGGCGGCGCCGGGCGTGACGAACGGCGTCTTCAGGCGCGAAGCCCAGGGCTCGAGCGCCAGCACCACTTCGCTGATGTAGCTCGAAATGACGACGTTGACCTTGTCTTCGTTGACCGCGCGCTGGAACGCGCGCACCGAATCCGCCGAGGACGAGTGGTTGTCGTAGCTGACGATCTCGATCTTGCGGCCGTCGATGCCGCCCTTGGCGTTGATCTCGTCGGCGGCCAGCTGCGCCGCCTGCGGGATCGATGCACCGGCAATCGCCTGCGCTTCGGCGATCACGCCGATCTTGAGGGTGTCGGCAGCCAGCGCTCCGCTGGGCGCCGCAGCCAACA from Bradyrhizobium elkanii USDA 76 harbors:
- a CDS encoding ATP-binding cassette domain-containing protein; this encodes MDQTVTTATLTVRGLTKRFGGLTAVKNLSFDLHPGEILGLIGPNGSGKSTAMKSVMGIERPTAGEVLFEGENVAGLPAHKIARKGFGMVFQHSRPLNRQTVLENIMVALLPDSLFMLFPDKALTERAKWIAERVGLGAVMDRRPPTLPFADLRRLELAKAIARDPKVVLVDEPFAGLTSAEVGTFSALIRSFRDEGRAVMLVDHNVKSVAALVDRVLAMYLGEEITTGRAEDVMKNETVRRVYLGGAIETHARPETSFKDKVPLLQVENVSVHYGKAQALENVSIHVHEGEFVSVVGLNGAGKTTLFNTISGFLPYTGEILRGGQPLRGTGPAKIARSGLVQCPESRELFGEMTVRENLDLGGQHLDDAARARQLAWLFELFPILKERQGQMAQTLSGGEQQMLAIGRALMMQPQILILDEPTLGLAPVILELLSKALEKLRQTTKITVLLGEQNVTFALPHADRVYVLEHARIVWEGDPGRFAAEAGKDFL
- a CDS encoding branched-chain amino acid ABC transporter permease — its product is MASFFSSRLFFISLVCVAVAATLPFYVSGYILGLLTVAFYFGVFAMAWDLLFGFAGEVNFGPTFLIGTGAYTAGILNNQFGWSVYVCILLGALASVVAGFVLALPALRVRGPYFGLTTLVAVLMLQNFVVVFADLTGGEIGLTIPDVITINAGANYWIALGFMTVSAAILYGLSQSPVGLVLQASGQDPVQAGALGFNIVKHKLAAFIVSAFFSGLSGALLVFYFGTASVGTVVDVAVGVNVIVSAVLGGRRTVLGAALGAIFLIVAGEFLRPTGELATFIVSAVALLVVLFFPGGFLGAALSREARS
- a CDS encoding branched-chain amino acid ABC transporter permease; this encodes MLALQILIDGFAISALYALGATGFTLIFGVSGVLNLSHGAIMVAAAVAAWAAASVLHLDIYTGALFGVGVALIVSFATYFAVVKPIQNSRRIPNEEKEIFVLTGTLLWGIMIQELIAYFFTNNAKTVLPIVEGVVDIFGNRTPRNNIFTALVCCLVIGLLWLLVNRTRTGKAVLAASMNPRGVTLLGLELTQIYIVVWGIYGILAGIAGVLLGMFLGVSSYSVGPLTASAFSIVVLGGLGSVSGSLIAAFVVGYLETITAYMISPAYRTIPALLLLVFVMYIRPQGLLGRR
- a CDS encoding ABC transporter substrate-binding protein — translated: MGLLAAAPSGALAADTLKIGVIAEAQAIAGASIPQAAQLAADEINAKGGIDGRKIEIVSYDNHSSSADSVRAFQRAVNEDKVNVVISSYISEVVLALEPWASRLKTPFVTPGAASNEISKSVHADYEKNKYTFHGYLTSAALALSVCDAAKELLVDQKHMKTAVIMSEDAAWTKPLDVGYEECLPKIGLKVVDHIRFSPDTTDFTPIFNKVEGSKPDVIITGISHVGVQPTVQWKNQQVPIPMFGISSQATNETFGKDTNDAAEGVLYQGVSGPNVAVTPKSVPFAEGFKKRYGNYPSYAGYTAYDEVYYIADAVKRAGSVEADKMVDALEKTDWEGTIGRVQFYGKDDPFTHSIKYGKGLITGLMLQWQGGKQVAVWPKEVAKSDLKFPSFIKVTTN